ATGTGTCACCCGACTGGATGAAGGGAAGCAGCCAGGCGTACCCGTCGATTTCGAGAATCGCGATTTTCTGGGCTGGATACTGTTCGGAGTTCGGATGTTCCACAATGTCGAGCACATTGCCCCGCTCAAGAAGGACGACGGCTTGTTCGAAGGACACACCGCGGCCGACTTTCAGC
This is a stretch of genomic DNA from Ignavibacteriota bacterium. It encodes these proteins:
- a CDS encoding BrnT family toxin, with product MSPFLWDEKKNARLKVGRGVSFEQAVVLLERGNVLDIVEHPNSEQYPAQKIAILEIDGYAWLLPFIQSGDTFVLKTLIPSRKATKKYLGNRDA